One Streptomyces dangxiongensis genomic window, CGGTCCTCGGTGACCTGGTGGCCTACCGGCTGGCGTGGCGGGGCGGTGCCCGCCTGGATCGCGCGATAGCCCGCTCCCGGCGGCTGACCACCGCGCAGGAACGTCTCGGCGACGCCCTCGCCCGGGGCGGCGGCGCGCTGGTCGTCCTCGCCCGCTTCGCCCCCGCCGGCCGCTCGGTCGTCTCCTTCTGCGCGGGCGCCGCCCACCGCCGCGCCCGCGACTTCCTCCCCTGGTCGGCGCTGGCCGGCCTGTCCTGGGCCGCGTACAGCGTCGCCCTGGGGTACTACGGCGCCCAGTGGCTGGGCGCGACCTGGCTGGCCACGGGCGTCTCCGTGGCCGCGCTGTTCGGGGCGGGCGCGGCGGCGGGCTTCCTGGTGCGCCGCCGGCCGGCCGCCTGACGCGACGCGCGGTGCCCGCGGGGACGCGGCACGCGGTACCCGCGACGACGCGGGCACCGCACGGCCGGCCCCGGCGGGCCCGCGGTCACCGGCTCCACGGGGTTCAGCAGCCGGCCAGGTAGTTCGTCAGCGCGCTCTTCTCGGCGGAGTCGACCGACAGGTTGTAGTAGTACTTCACCTGGACCCAGGCGCGGACGTAGGTGCAGACGTACGCGGACCGGGACGGCACCCAGGTGGCCGGGTCCTGGTCGCCCTTGGCCTGGTTGACGTTGTCGGTGACGGCGATCAGTTGCGGCCGGGTCAGGTCGTTGGCGAAGCCCTGGCGCTGGGCGGTGGTCCACTTGCTCGCCCCGGAGTCCCAGGCCTCGGCCAGCGGGACGAGGTGGTCGATGTCCAGGTCCGAGGCGGCGGTCCAGGTGGCGCCGTCGTACGGGGAGTACCAGCTCCCGCTGGTGGCGGCGCAGGCGGAGTCGGTGACGACGTTCGTGCCGTCCCGCTTGAGGACCGTCTCGCGGGTGTTGCAGGTGCCGCTGATGGTGATCCAGAGCGGGAAGAGGTCGCGGCTGTAGCCGGTGCGGTTCTCGGTGGCCACGGTGAGCTGGGCGAGGTAGCCGCGGGCGGTGGCGGCGCTGACCGGCGTGGGGAGGGCGGCCGAGGCGCTCGGGGAGTTGACCAGGGCGACGGAGGCTATCAGGCCGGTCAGGGCCGCGAGTATGCTCAGCCGTCGACGCGCGTAGAGTTTGGGCATGGGTAACTCCCTTATGGGGTGGGGGCGTTGGGGTGCGGGCGAGGGAATGCTCGCGGGGCCGTGTTGCCGGGGGGTGAGCGCTCGGTAAGAAACTAATGACGTGCGCATGACACGACAAGGTTCACGGCCGAACCTTCACATCCCGTACGATGGGTGGCGCAGAAGGGGAGTAGCTCTTCGCCGGACCGTCGACATACTGCTCAGCGAGCCTGAGCCGGCGCCCGGAGGCGGACCGTCGATTCTCATCGAGGTCCGTCAGCGAGACCTTCGGCAAGCAGTGCACGCCCGTGCCCCCGGCGCGGGCGCCGTGTGCGCTGCCGTGCCGAGGTGTCACCGCGTGACGTACCGCACTCTCGGCGGGGCAGCCCGACCGATTGAGGAACCTTGATCAGCATCACCGTGACGGCGCTCGTCTTCGGCATCGTCTTCCTCGCCGAACTGCCCGACAAGACCGCGCTCGCCGGCCTCGTCCTCGGCACCCGCTACCGCGCCTCGTACGTCTTCGCGGGCGTCGCCGCCGCCTTCCTGCTGCACGTCGTGCTCGCCGTCGCGGCCGGCAGCGTGCTGACCCTGCTGCCCCAGCAGATAGTGCACGCCGTCACCGGCGTCCTCTTCCTCGGCGGGGCCGCGGTGCTGCTGCTGAAGAAGGACGAGGACGAGGAGGAGGTCAGGAAGCCCGCCGACCAGTCCTTCTGGAAGGTCGCCGGCACCGGCTTCATGCTCATCCTGGTCGCCGAGTTCGGCGATCTCACCCAGATCATGACCGCCAACCTCGCCGCCCGCTACGACGCCCCGCTCTCCGTCGGCCTCGGTGCCGTGCTGGGCCTGTGGGCCGTCGCCGGACTCGGCATCGTCGGTGGAAAGGCCCTGATGAAGCGCGTACCGCTGCGGCTGATCACGCAGATCGCGGCGGCGCTGATGCTGGCGCTCGGCGTGTGGAGCCTGTACGAGGCCGTGGCCGGCTGAGCTGAACGGCGGATGAACGTC contains:
- a CDS encoding DedA family protein encodes the protein MFESVGSLAAGPWIYAVVALSVLFDVFLPVLPSGVLVITAGTAAAAGSGAAAGGVPHEVPDILALIVSAATASVLGDLVAYRLAWRGGARLDRAIARSRRLTTAQERLGDALARGGGALVVLARFAPAGRSVVSFCAGAAHRRARDFLPWSALAGLSWAAYSVALGYYGAQWLGATWLATGVSVAALFGAGAAAGFLVRRRPAA
- a CDS encoding HNH endonuclease family protein, with product MPKLYARRRLSILAALTGLIASVALVNSPSASAALPTPVSAATARGYLAQLTVATENRTGYSRDLFPLWITISGTCNTRETVLKRDGTNVVTDSACAATSGSWYSPYDGATWTAASDLDIDHLVPLAEAWDSGASKWTTAQRQGFANDLTRPQLIAVTDNVNQAKGDQDPATWVPSRSAYVCTYVRAWVQVKYYYNLSVDSAEKSALTNYLAGC
- a CDS encoding TMEM165/GDT1 family protein, with the protein product MISITVTALVFGIVFLAELPDKTALAGLVLGTRYRASYVFAGVAAAFLLHVVLAVAAGSVLTLLPQQIVHAVTGVLFLGGAAVLLLKKDEDEEEVRKPADQSFWKVAGTGFMLILVAEFGDLTQIMTANLAARYDAPLSVGLGAVLGLWAVAGLGIVGGKALMKRVPLRLITQIAAALMLALGVWSLYEAVAG